From a region of the uncultured Draconibacterium sp. genome:
- the mnmE gene encoding tRNA uridine-5-carboxymethylaminomethyl(34) synthesis GTPase MnmE, translated as MLDQSTICAISTSPGVGAIAVIRLSGSDAIAITDKVYESPKTGKLLVDQAANTLHFGKIVSADETIDEVVIALFHAPHSFTGEDIIEISCHGSVYIQQQILNVLVENGARLALPGEFTQRAFLNGKMDLSQAEAVADVIASSNAAAHKLALNQMRGGFSKEISALRDQLLHFTAMVELELDFSEEDVEFADRTALRNLTEEIEELLRKLKDSFQLGNAIKNGIPVAIIGETNVGKSTLLNALLNEDRAIVSDIHGTTRDVIEDVVNIRGTAFRFFDTAGIRETEDHIENLGIERSYSKLEQATVVLLVVDTNNPYPLVESRIQKIRERIASHQTLIIVANKIDSGLRDTIQQIEVMELTDNEKAVFIAAKQKENLQELIDYMSHSIDMEEAEQQDVIVTNARHYEILKNAHEAILRVLNGLELQITGDFLAQDIRECLHYLAEITGEVGTEEVLGHIFKNFCIGK; from the coding sequence ATGCTCGATCAATCAACAATATGTGCCATATCAACCTCGCCCGGAGTTGGAGCGATTGCAGTAATTCGCCTCTCAGGAAGCGATGCGATTGCAATTACGGATAAAGTTTACGAAAGTCCCAAAACCGGCAAATTGCTTGTTGACCAAGCGGCAAATACCCTTCATTTTGGCAAAATCGTTTCTGCCGACGAAACCATCGACGAGGTGGTTATTGCATTGTTTCATGCACCTCATTCGTTTACAGGCGAAGATATTATTGAGATTTCGTGTCATGGGTCGGTTTATATTCAGCAACAGATTTTAAATGTTTTGGTAGAAAATGGCGCTCGATTGGCATTGCCGGGAGAATTTACGCAGCGAGCATTTTTGAATGGTAAAATGGATTTGTCGCAGGCCGAAGCGGTTGCCGATGTAATTGCATCATCGAATGCTGCGGCTCATAAACTGGCTTTAAACCAAATGCGTGGCGGATTCTCGAAAGAAATAAGTGCCTTGCGCGATCAGCTATTGCATTTTACGGCAATGGTGGAACTGGAATTGGATTTTAGCGAAGAAGATGTGGAATTTGCCGATCGCACAGCCTTACGTAATTTAACCGAAGAAATTGAGGAGTTATTACGAAAGTTGAAAGATTCCTTTCAGCTGGGAAATGCCATTAAAAATGGAATTCCGGTGGCAATTATTGGTGAAACGAATGTTGGAAAATCAACGCTGCTAAATGCTTTACTGAATGAAGACCGGGCTATTGTTTCAGATATTCATGGTACCACCCGTGATGTAATTGAAGACGTGGTAAATATTAGAGGGACTGCTTTTCGTTTTTTCGATACTGCCGGTATTCGCGAAACCGAAGACCATATTGAAAATCTGGGAATTGAACGCAGTTACAGCAAACTGGAACAAGCTACAGTGGTTTTGTTGGTCGTTGACACCAATAACCCCTACCCGCTTGTAGAAAGCCGCATTCAGAAGATTCGCGAACGAATTGCTTCACATCAGACATTGATTATTGTGGCCAATAAAATCGATTCCGGATTGCGTGATACCATTCAGCAGATAGAAGTAATGGAACTTACCGATAATGAAAAAGCGGTGTTTATTGCGGCTAAACAAAAAGAAAACCTTCAAGAGTTGATCGATTATATGAGCCACTCCATTGATATGGAGGAAGCCGAGCAGCAGGATGTAATTGTTACCAATGCCCGCCATTACGAAATTTTAAAGAACGCCCATGAAGCTATTTTGCGCGTATTAAATGGACTTGAACTGCAAATAACCGGCGACTTCCTTGCTCAGGACATTCGCGAATGTTTACATTATCTGGCAGAAATTACCGGAGAAGTTGGTACTGAGGAAGTTTTGGGACATATTTTTAAGAACTTTTGTATCGGGAAGTAA